A section of the Pseudomonas fluorescens genome encodes:
- a CDS encoding autotransporter domain-containing protein, whose product MNLFSEHRAHARKKLFRTLAVASVFSNTATAGEQNLEKQDNALKFMVFNIWNKQANSSIWSKDAQGRPAGFSEAMNNLLDTVKPDVAVFPELDNNRAQKALFIESMKTQLALSNKNNTSYFAPAFLGTANTEGVATTVQANAREVLPNGDALLRPGNGFPTVIVHNEHSNYYDESTRRLADNQQYNQRVKQTLLPMISMGDFNAGDVSERGLLTVEEQAYLLLKTTKASPNNRSQLYMNLLKEYPVSPEAAEAVQRYIQAGDGSKEIPANWFANETYPVKNNLPVSLNVLKQENQMLENANSKELFEPLEAGDGRTTWPSLNEVASQSVWPSWGKVKIDHVFASRPFAKWMVVDETAKNTGVLTQQSQFQSGGKLQSLSDHEPVAVTVRWAGPQLQTYSALEMGKETQKLRLIWGADAAAYAGNSGAYFLTRNNQRNDVYLGQVADENGIPTLQGLTLAQKKSRLDCSSTDAGLSKAISRYCLDDHARFSESVIQDGKTLIVEEDEALGAKSKRLVLNDGTLRIVASQMGSLTGTVQLDGAGGALQIDDASNNVKVDGVISGTGDLIKLGAGQLTLNAENTYSGNTFIDEGRLTINGSIASQAIVDRNAVLAVNGRVDGVTVKSGGLLQVNDGGQVGQVVLGSAAQGKAARLSGRGVVQQLVLNSGGQIAPGHSIGVLNAGDVSFNPGSLYAVEVAPDGRSDRIQATGNAVIAGGDVVVSLENAAAPLSSGEAHSLLGQRFNILSANAGVTGKFDSVSPAYLFLGADLSYQPRQVILSIDRNATGFAQVAQTPNERAVAAAAETLKAGNQVYESILLSRSSAQARQTFNQLTGQVHSDLAAAQIAGSRYLREALNGRLQQTQQQATDAQIAQVGEGGWVQILGGRSQIEASNAARGYSASTRGVLLGMDTEITDGWRLGGATGYTRTTLNGASSASGESDDYHLSLYGGKRFDHLSLRMGAASTWHVQETSRSVVYDPVSERQKAHYTSRTDQVFAEASYNRWENVEPFVNLNQVNFKSDRFKERGGQTSLHSSAQTQNATFSTLGVRGQMRLPNESGRAVTLRGELGWLHQFGNLARDTSLKFAGSNTAFTVNSVPVSRDGALLKLGVETVLSKDTSISLNYSGIVSDAENSHGINAGVAFRF is encoded by the coding sequence TTGAACCTTTTCTCTGAACATCGAGCACACGCCAGGAAAAAACTGTTTAGAACTCTGGCTGTCGCATCCGTTTTTTCAAATACGGCAACTGCCGGTGAGCAAAACCTCGAAAAACAAGACAATGCCTTGAAGTTTATGGTGTTCAATATCTGGAACAAGCAAGCCAATTCGAGCATCTGGAGCAAAGATGCGCAGGGACGACCGGCTGGCTTTTCTGAGGCGATGAACAATCTGCTCGACACCGTCAAACCCGATGTGGCGGTTTTTCCTGAACTCGATAATAACCGTGCACAAAAAGCACTTTTTATCGAGAGCATGAAAACCCAGTTGGCGCTCAGCAACAAAAACAACACGAGCTATTTTGCCCCGGCTTTTTTGGGTACCGCCAACACTGAAGGCGTTGCCACCACTGTTCAAGCCAATGCAAGGGAAGTCTTGCCCAACGGCGATGCCTTGCTCAGGCCAGGCAATGGCTTTCCAACGGTCATTGTTCACAATGAACACTCCAACTATTACGATGAGTCCACGCGTCGGCTGGCCGACAATCAACAATATAATCAACGTGTGAAACAGACGTTATTGCCCATGATCAGCATGGGCGACTTTAATGCCGGGGATGTTTCTGAGCGCGGACTGCTGACGGTTGAAGAACAAGCCTATTTGCTCCTGAAAACCACAAAGGCAAGCCCGAACAATCGGTCGCAGCTGTATATGAACTTGCTCAAGGAATACCCCGTCAGTCCCGAAGCGGCCGAAGCCGTTCAGCGTTACATTCAAGCGGGAGATGGAAGTAAAGAAATACCTGCAAACTGGTTCGCCAACGAAACGTACCCGGTAAAAAACAACTTGCCTGTTTCGTTGAATGTGCTGAAACAAGAGAATCAGATGCTGGAAAATGCCAATAGCAAAGAGTTGTTCGAGCCCCTTGAGGCGGGTGACGGTAGAACCACATGGCCCAGCCTGAATGAGGTGGCAAGTCAAAGTGTCTGGCCAAGTTGGGGGAAAGTTAAAATTGACCATGTTTTTGCTTCACGTCCTTTTGCCAAATGGATGGTGGTGGATGAAACGGCCAAAAACACTGGCGTGCTGACACAGCAATCCCAGTTTCAGTCGGGTGGCAAGCTTCAATCACTCTCAGACCATGAGCCCGTAGCGGTCACTGTGCGTTGGGCCGGGCCACAACTGCAGACGTATAGCGCACTGGAAATGGGCAAGGAAACGCAAAAGCTACGCTTGATTTGGGGCGCGGACGCTGCGGCCTATGCGGGCAACTCCGGGGCGTATTTCCTCACACGCAACAACCAGCGTAACGACGTGTACCTTGGGCAGGTCGCTGATGAGAACGGCATCCCCACCTTGCAGGGCCTGACACTTGCGCAGAAGAAATCACGGCTTGACTGCTCCAGCACAGACGCAGGCTTGAGCAAGGCGATCAGTCGCTATTGCCTGGATGATCACGCCCGGTTCAGCGAGTCTGTGATCCAGGACGGTAAAACCCTGATCGTCGAGGAAGATGAAGCCTTGGGCGCCAAGTCCAAGAGGCTGGTGCTGAACGATGGCACCTTGAGGATTGTCGCGAGCCAGATGGGCAGCCTGACGGGAACCGTGCAACTGGACGGTGCAGGCGGTGCGCTACAGATCGATGACGCAAGCAACAACGTCAAGGTCGATGGCGTGATCAGCGGTACAGGGGATCTGATCAAGCTGGGTGCTGGCCAGTTAACACTCAACGCTGAAAACACGTACTCAGGCAACACCTTCATCGATGAGGGACGGTTGACCATCAATGGGTCTATCGCCTCTCAAGCCATCGTTGATCGCAACGCGGTGCTGGCGGTCAACGGTCGGGTTGACGGTGTAACGGTCAAGAGTGGCGGCTTGCTGCAAGTCAACGATGGCGGGCAGGTTGGCCAGGTCGTGCTGGGCAGCGCGGCGCAAGGAAAAGCAGCTCGCCTGTCAGGTAGAGGCGTTGTCCAGCAACTGGTGCTTAACAGTGGCGGCCAGATCGCCCCCGGTCATTCTATTGGGGTGTTGAACGCCGGTGACGTCTCTTTCAATCCCGGCTCACTGTATGCCGTAGAAGTGGCGCCTGACGGGCGCAGTGACCGCATCCAGGCGACAGGTAACGCCGTGATCGCGGGTGGCGATGTCGTGGTATCCCTGGAGAATGCGGCGGCCCCGTTGAGTTCGGGCGAGGCCCACAGTCTGCTTGGGCAACGGTTCAACATCCTGAGCGCAAACGCGGGTGTCACCGGCAAGTTTGACTCGGTGAGCCCTGCTTATCTCTTTCTGGGAGCCGATCTGAGCTACCAGCCCCGACAGGTGATACTGAGTATTGATCGAAACGCCACGGGTTTTGCGCAGGTGGCACAAACCCCAAATGAACGCGCGGTGGCGGCAGCGGCCGAGACGCTAAAAGCAGGCAATCAGGTCTACGAAAGCATTTTGCTCTCCCGTTCAAGTGCACAGGCTCGGCAAACCTTCAATCAACTGACCGGGCAGGTTCACTCTGACCTTGCTGCGGCGCAGATCGCGGGCAGTCGCTACCTTCGCGAAGCGTTGAACGGGCGCTTGCAACAAACCCAGCAACAGGCCACTGATGCACAAATCGCACAGGTGGGTGAGGGAGGGTGGGTCCAGATACTCGGAGGCCGAAGCCAGATAGAGGCAAGCAACGCAGCCAGAGGCTATAGCGCCTCCACCCGCGGTGTACTGCTCGGGATGGATACTGAAATAACGGATGGCTGGCGTTTAGGGGGCGCTACCGGCTACACCCGCACAACATTGAATGGTGCATCTTCTGCCTCTGGGGAGAGTGACGACTATCACCTGTCGTTGTATGGCGGGAAGCGCTTCGACCACTTGTCATTGCGTATGGGGGCTGCGTCTACCTGGCATGTCCAGGAGACCTCCCGCAGTGTTGTGTACGACCCCGTCTCCGAGCGCCAGAAGGCGCACTATACATCCCGCACCGATCAGGTATTCGCTGAAGCCAGTTATAACCGATGGGAAAATGTGGAGCCCTTTGTCAATTTGAACCAAGTCAATTTCAAGAGTGACCGCTTCAAAGAGCGGGGAGGGCAAACGTCTTTGCACTCCAGCGCACAAACCCAGAATGCGACATTTTCCACGCTAGGGGTCCGCGGGCAAATGCGTTTGCCGAATGAGTCAGGCCGGGCTGTGACCTTGCGTGGCGAACTGGGTTGGCTGCATCAGTTCGGCAATCTGGCACGTGACACGTCGCTGAAGTTCGCCGGTAGCAATACAGCCTTTACAGTCAACAGCGTGCCGGTGTCCCGCGACGGTGCATTGTTGAAGTTAGGCGTCGAAACTGTGCTGTCCAAAGACACTTCGATATCGCTCAACTATAGCGGGATAGTTTCCGATGCCGAGAACAGTCACGGTATCAACGCAGGAGTTGCTTTCAGATTTTAG
- a CDS encoding fimbrial protein yields the protein MSHFKDLLLATLLVCAALPATSYALACRVDGSGSVSDTAPLGTALAVAADAPDGTIIWESGPRSVNVICKDDFNHGREEVYFYLNPASVSIGQGIRAGIRYNSVPITQSSGKYGTGFYSDRGCLANCVGWDKARFTLNFSVFIEKFGTTPQNGQASTLSQYRVFQLDGITGLNNRPYSNLNYIVTGIKDIRFVPCTPDLTITPSVVSFPTPSRKAQIGEVASTATFNLSLRKACDTPYTVSARFATTPGGGSVVNGLLVPANNSSVGIALSWDHTLQHLPFNEWFPLAQMAGANQTTRQDFRADVKWRTLPVPGAFDAAVVVDMFYK from the coding sequence ATGTCACATTTTAAAGATCTGTTACTGGCCACCCTGCTTGTCTGCGCAGCCCTCCCCGCTACCAGTTATGCGCTGGCCTGTCGGGTGGACGGCAGTGGCTCGGTCTCCGACACCGCTCCCCTGGGCACTGCGCTGGCAGTGGCCGCCGATGCGCCGGATGGCACGATAATCTGGGAGTCGGGCCCACGCTCGGTCAACGTGATCTGCAAGGATGACTTCAACCATGGGCGCGAGGAAGTGTACTTTTACCTGAACCCGGCGAGCGTCAGCATCGGTCAAGGCATTCGTGCCGGGATCCGCTACAACTCAGTGCCTATCACCCAAAGCAGCGGCAAGTACGGCACTGGCTTCTACTCTGACCGCGGCTGCCTGGCCAATTGTGTCGGCTGGGACAAGGCCCGGTTCACCCTCAACTTCAGCGTGTTTATCGAGAAGTTTGGCACCACGCCGCAAAACGGCCAGGCCAGTACCCTGTCGCAGTACCGGGTGTTTCAACTGGACGGTATTACAGGTCTCAACAACCGTCCCTACAGTAACCTCAACTACATCGTCACCGGCATAAAAGACATCCGCTTCGTGCCCTGCACACCCGACCTGACGATTACCCCCAGTGTGGTGAGTTTCCCCACGCCCTCGCGCAAGGCACAGATCGGTGAAGTGGCCAGCACCGCCACCTTTAACTTGAGCCTGCGCAAAGCCTGCGATACCCCCTACACCGTGAGCGCCCGCTTTGCGACCACACCGGGCGGCGGGAGCGTGGTCAATGGCTTGTTGGTGCCGGCCAACAACAGCTCGGTGGGCATCGCCTTGTCTTGGGACCACACCCTTCAACACCTGCCCTTTAACGAGTGGTTCCCCCTGGCCCAGATGGCGGGTGCCAACCAGACCACCCGCCAGGACTTCAGGGCTGACGTGAAGTGGCGCACCCTGCCGGTTCCCGGCGCGTTCGATGCGGCAGTGGTGGTCGATATGTTCTACAAATAG
- a CDS encoding winged helix-turn-helix transcriptional regulator — protein sequence MNVTAPLSEHASCAPVSEILSRIGEKWTVFVVMVLHGQPRRFNEIKRQVGGISQQMLTRTLKALERDGLVTRTVHRTMPPQVEYALTELGQSLSVPILQLGNWAQRHIKVIHSNRAQYDACLQAAMEAEQKDDKQEG from the coding sequence ATGAATGTGACCGCACCTCTTAGTGAACACGCCAGTTGTGCCCCCGTAAGTGAAATTCTTAGTCGTATCGGTGAAAAATGGACTGTATTCGTGGTGATGGTTCTTCACGGGCAACCCAGGCGATTCAATGAAATAAAACGCCAGGTGGGCGGCATCTCACAACAAATGTTGACACGAACTCTCAAAGCCTTGGAACGTGACGGATTAGTCACGCGCACGGTGCATAGAACCATGCCGCCCCAAGTTGAATATGCGTTGACAGAGTTAGGGCAGTCATTGTCTGTGCCGATATTGCAATTAGGTAATTGGGCACAACGCCATATCAAAGTCATTCACAGCAATCGTGCGCAATACGATGCCTGCCTCCAGGCCGCCATGGAGGCCGAACAGAAAGACGATAAACAGGAGGGCTAG
- a CDS encoding glutathione binding-like protein, translating to MKLYYSPGACSLATHIALIEAGIPYQLISVGRDKFTGDGRNFIKINPKGYVPALELDDGNVMTENLAILMFIAHSSGMLLASQGMARWRVLEATVFMTTEIHGNFKPFFHAGATEAEQDKAKSLLIKNFGLLSEQLGEKEYLVGEEPTIADIYLFVMLSWLDHLKLEGAEPFQGYLQRMKSLPSVQLALKEEGLI from the coding sequence ATGAAGCTTTATTACTCACCAGGCGCCTGTAGCCTGGCCACACATATTGCACTTATCGAGGCCGGTATTCCATATCAATTAATCAGTGTCGGTCGCGATAAATTCACAGGCGATGGACGGAACTTTATCAAGATCAACCCTAAAGGATATGTGCCTGCGCTTGAGTTAGATGACGGAAATGTAATGACTGAGAATTTGGCGATTTTAATGTTCATCGCACATTCCTCAGGCATGCTTTTGGCGTCGCAGGGCATGGCCCGCTGGCGTGTGCTTGAAGCCACGGTTTTCATGACAACTGAGATCCATGGAAACTTCAAGCCTTTTTTCCATGCTGGCGCTACCGAGGCAGAGCAGGATAAAGCGAAGTCACTACTGATCAAGAATTTCGGGCTGCTTTCAGAGCAGCTGGGCGAGAAGGAGTATCTAGTCGGCGAAGAACCCACTATTGCTGATATCTATTTGTTTGTGATGCTGAGTTGGCTCGACCATTTGAAACTTGAGGGGGCAGAACCGTTCCAAGGGTATTTGCAACGCATGAAAAGCTTGCCTTCGGTACAGCTGGCCTTAAAGGAAGAGGGACTTATTTGA
- a CDS encoding molecular chaperone yields MLSALMSPLKHWPTLRTCRSLLLIGALVAALLALTPCAQATLKVEGTRLIYFGQYKEASINIVNQSSGERVVQSWVTREDDDATLPVPFAVVQPLVRLDAQQHHLLRILYAGEGLPSDAESMFLLNVMEIPLKPHATDSVQFAVRQRLKLFYRPPGLAGSSSEAVPQLVWRRAKGPLVTVTNPSAFHLSLVDVQVDSGGQVQALEDYVLLKPGERKVFSTHAPIIDGSQINFTEITDIGLQARHRAALK; encoded by the coding sequence ATGCTGTCCGCCCTTATGTCACCGCTCAAACATTGGCCAACCTTACGGACCTGCCGGTCCCTGCTCTTGATCGGTGCGCTGGTTGCCGCCTTGCTGGCCTTAACCCCTTGCGCGCAGGCGACGCTCAAGGTTGAAGGCACTCGCCTGATCTACTTTGGCCAATACAAAGAAGCCAGTATCAATATCGTCAATCAGTCCTCCGGCGAACGGGTGGTGCAAAGCTGGGTCACTCGCGAGGACGATGATGCAACCCTGCCGGTGCCGTTCGCCGTGGTTCAGCCACTGGTTCGCCTGGACGCTCAACAGCATCATCTGCTGCGCATTCTGTACGCCGGCGAAGGCTTGCCCAGCGACGCCGAATCGATGTTCTTGCTCAACGTCATGGAAATCCCGCTCAAACCGCACGCCACCGACAGCGTACAATTTGCCGTGCGTCAGCGCCTCAAGCTGTTCTATCGCCCACCTGGGCTTGCAGGCAGTTCATCAGAGGCGGTGCCACAGCTGGTGTGGCGTCGCGCCAAGGGGCCATTGGTAACCGTCACCAACCCGAGCGCGTTTCACTTGTCCCTGGTAGATGTGCAAGTCGATTCCGGCGGCCAGGTTCAAGCGTTGGAAGACTACGTACTGCTCAAGCCAGGGGAGCGCAAAGTCTTCAGCACCCACGCCCCCATCATCGACGGGAGCCAAATCAACTTTACCGAAATCACCGATATCGGCTTGCAGGCCCGCCATCGTGCGGCGCTCAAGTGA
- a CDS encoding AprI/Inh family metalloprotease inhibitor yields the protein MQAKRAWALLAALALIDLPGESAMASTLRMPRFEELEGQWRVYLQQEQDQTCTLALHARSRAVEGELACAAHWLGGMPAAWEPTPDGINVYSGDGRRLMHFGRQPENIYLGRLPAGGFLVLERIVPTRSTLAPSS from the coding sequence ATGCAAGCGAAACGGGCCTGGGCGCTCCTCGCAGCCCTGGCACTGATTGATTTACCGGGAGAGTCCGCGATGGCCAGTACGCTGAGAATGCCACGTTTCGAGGAGCTTGAAGGGCAATGGCGGGTCTACCTGCAGCAGGAGCAGGACCAGACCTGCACGCTGGCGTTGCACGCCCGGTCGCGTGCCGTAGAGGGCGAACTGGCATGCGCCGCTCATTGGCTTGGCGGCATGCCGGCAGCCTGGGAACCGACGCCGGATGGCATCAATGTGTATTCCGGCGATGGCCGCCGGCTTATGCACTTCGGCAGACAGCCCGAGAACATTTATCTGGGACGCCTGCCGGCCGGCGGTTTTCTGGTGCTGGAGCGCATTGTTCCAACACGTTCGACTCTAGCGCCTTCAAGCTGA
- a CDS encoding serralysin family metalloprotease gives MAMVYQSVGERLQAQGNSEAYGQFNEFSRLYERGGDRELNGKPSFTVDQAAAKIAGNNAWRPAEGADEISLTYAFRTSADANTLQQAGIDGFSEFSDTQKIQARASIQSWTDVANITLTEVAADASPSITFGNYSQGGWGDAFNLSSTRGAPGDVQREVVSAQVWMGPTTQDPALGNAGRLSLTHEFGHALGLEHPGAYNGASASYENNAGYAEDTQGYSLMSYWSESNTRQDFSQRTTTIEEIDGNLYQVTRTTQGYSAAPLLDDIAAIQQVYGANTQTRSGDTVYGFNSNTDRDFLTLTADSAKPIFAVWDAGGNDTLDFSGFTQDQKINLNEGAFSNVGGLVGNVAIAQGVTLENAIGGSGNDLLIGNAAANELTGGAGNDVLFGGLGADKLWGGSGADTFLFSDAAQSTLSSKDQILDFTSGQDKIDLSAFSAFITGNLALNFVSTFSSQAGQALLSFDDIAGTSELQLDLTGDSQADFAVQLVGQVIAADIVV, from the coding sequence ATGGCCATGGTTTATCAATCTGTAGGCGAACGGCTTCAGGCTCAAGGAAACAGCGAGGCCTACGGGCAGTTCAATGAATTCTCCCGTCTGTACGAACGCGGCGGTGACCGGGAGCTGAACGGCAAGCCGTCGTTCACCGTCGACCAGGCTGCGGCGAAGATCGCCGGCAACAATGCCTGGCGACCGGCTGAGGGCGCGGATGAGATCAGCCTCACCTATGCCTTTCGTACCAGCGCCGACGCGAATACCCTCCAACAGGCGGGGATCGACGGGTTTAGTGAGTTCAGCGACACGCAGAAAATCCAGGCGCGCGCATCGATACAGTCCTGGACGGATGTGGCGAATATAACCTTGACCGAGGTGGCGGCAGATGCGTCGCCGAGTATCACGTTCGGCAATTATTCCCAAGGCGGCTGGGGAGATGCATTCAACCTTTCAAGCACCCGAGGGGCACCTGGGGACGTACAACGCGAGGTCGTTTCCGCTCAGGTCTGGATGGGGCCCACCACCCAGGACCCGGCCCTCGGAAATGCCGGGCGCCTGAGCCTGACCCATGAGTTCGGCCATGCGCTGGGCCTGGAGCACCCGGGCGCATACAACGGTGCCTCGGCGAGTTACGAGAACAACGCCGGGTATGCCGAAGACACCCAAGGCTACTCGCTCATGAGCTACTGGAGCGAGAGCAATACCCGCCAGGACTTCTCGCAGAGGACCACGACGATCGAGGAGATTGACGGCAACCTGTACCAGGTTACCCGAACCACCCAAGGCTACAGCGCCGCGCCGCTGCTCGACGACATTGCGGCCATCCAGCAGGTTTATGGCGCCAATACCCAAACGCGCAGCGGTGATACGGTGTATGGCTTCAACTCCAATACCGACCGCGATTTCCTCACGCTTACTGCCGACAGTGCCAAGCCGATCTTCGCCGTATGGGACGCCGGCGGAAACGATACCCTGGACTTCTCCGGTTTTACCCAGGACCAGAAGATCAACCTCAACGAAGGCGCGTTCTCCAACGTCGGCGGCTTGGTCGGAAACGTCGCGATCGCCCAGGGCGTAACGCTGGAGAATGCCATCGGTGGCAGTGGCAACGATCTGCTGATCGGTAACGCCGCGGCCAACGAGCTTACGGGTGGCGCGGGCAATGACGTGCTGTTCGGCGGCTTGGGTGCGGATAAATTGTGGGGGGGCAGCGGCGCGGATACCTTTTTGTTCAGCGATGCGGCGCAGTCCACGCTGTCCAGCAAAGACCAGATCCTCGACTTCACTTCGGGCCAGGACAAGATCGACCTGTCAGCCTTCAGTGCCTTTATCACTGGCAACCTGGCGTTGAATTTCGTCAGCACCTTCAGCAGCCAGGCCGGACAGGCGTTGCTGAGCTTTGACGATATCGCCGGGACCAGCGAACTGCAGCTCGACCTGACGGGCGATAGCCAGGCCGATTTCGCCGTTCAACTGGTTGGCCAGGTTATTGCGGCGGATATCGTCGTCTGA
- a CDS encoding type III PLP-dependent enzyme, with protein sequence MSLPVAVTQRILQLKAEHDAPLCAYVYDLPALERHIKAMRQVLPENCELFYAAKANPEAQVLKTLAPWVDGFEAASGGELTWLHEQCPDQPLIFGGPGKLDRELDIALQYRTSAFHVESLTELRSLARIARERGTQAPVMLRLNLKLAQAPQSRLVMGGKPTPFGLDEEGLASALQLLREEPSLALKGLHFHLLSHQLDVDAHLELIRSYFLTFRQLCSGYNLQLPLLNVGGGMGINYQDAAQSFDWARFCQGLQALINQYDMGATRVRFEIGRFISAACGYYVMQVLDIKSSHGEFFAIGHGGTHHFRTPSAQGHDHPFTVLRGSQPPQISNQTVTLVGQLCTPKDVLARQQPVAQLAIGDLLVFTLAGAYAWNISHQNFLMHEPPLKVFIES encoded by the coding sequence ATGAGCCTTCCCGTTGCCGTGACCCAGCGCATCCTGCAGCTCAAGGCTGAGCACGACGCGCCCTTATGCGCCTACGTCTACGACCTGCCCGCCCTTGAACGCCACATAAAGGCGATGCGCCAGGTTCTGCCGGAAAACTGCGAACTGTTCTACGCGGCCAAGGCCAATCCGGAAGCCCAGGTGCTGAAAACCCTGGCGCCGTGGGTCGACGGTTTCGAGGCGGCCTCTGGCGGCGAACTGACGTGGCTGCATGAACAGTGCCCCGACCAGCCGCTGATCTTTGGCGGCCCTGGCAAGCTTGATCGCGAACTGGACATTGCCCTGCAATACCGGACGTCGGCGTTTCATGTCGAAAGCCTGACCGAACTGCGCAGCCTGGCACGTATCGCCCGCGAACGGGGAACCCAGGCTCCAGTCATGCTGCGGCTGAACCTGAAGCTGGCCCAGGCCCCGCAAAGCCGCTTGGTCATGGGCGGCAAACCCACACCGTTCGGCCTGGATGAAGAGGGGCTGGCAAGTGCCCTGCAGTTGCTGCGCGAAGAACCGTCTCTGGCGCTCAAGGGCCTGCACTTTCATCTGTTGTCGCACCAGTTGGATGTCGACGCGCACCTTGAATTGATCCGCAGCTACTTCTTAACCTTCCGCCAACTGTGTTCAGGCTACAACCTGCAACTGCCGCTATTGAATGTCGGCGGTGGAATGGGCATCAATTATCAGGATGCGGCGCAGTCTTTCGACTGGGCACGCTTCTGCCAGGGCCTGCAGGCGCTGATCAATCAGTACGACATGGGCGCAACCCGCGTACGTTTCGAGATCGGCCGCTTCATCAGCGCGGCGTGTGGCTACTACGTCATGCAGGTGCTAGACATCAAAAGTAGCCATGGCGAGTTTTTTGCCATCGGCCACGGCGGCACTCACCACTTTCGCACACCCTCGGCTCAAGGCCACGACCATCCTTTCACGGTATTGCGAGGCTCTCAGCCGCCTCAGATCAGTAATCAAACCGTCACACTGGTAGGCCAACTTTGTACACCCAAGGACGTTCTTGCCAGGCAGCAGCCGGTGGCACAGCTGGCGATTGGTGACCTGCTGGTGTTCACGCTCGCGGGCGCCTATGCCTGGAACATCTCACACCAGAACTTCCTGATGCACGAGCCGCCCTTGAAGGTTTTTATCGAGAGCTGA